A single Sulfurimonas aquatica DNA region contains:
- a CDS encoding sensor histidine kinase — translation MSNARLFSLLMLAFLFIVSTNLVADTININSNTESINIFKKSKIYFDKDSQKSVADLRDIEKEFISVLNDFVNYGYMFKDTLWVKFRVKNSSDKDILKYLVLDSPNIDIINLYFYKDNKEYQYEDGIFNRQSFESELSFKFPLALQAHETITYYLELKPITHSLHFSLKIKDYKTFKNDDLHHQLILTIFFSILFIIIMSNVVIYMNTKDTIYIYYSFFIFSIFIHHLYIRGMIAYFLPSNPEIITMQAYMPVYNLSLAVIAIFMFARKFLNLYRYKKIYFVLKLFILAVFYICIFHSKENYILNYLTPVALLFAIYIGLIGLYLFVEKKEKNAKYFFFIWSLSLIGMIGTILYYIGVIPSAIPYLFEITIIIEVLLFSLVLSSQIKDLQKEKIEKNKIMLEQSKLASMGEMLQNISHQWRQPLSEINAVAMKLDADFYKKRLTQTTLEADIERIENITSHMSDTIESFNSYFKKSKQIDETSLEIVINKALNLVHSKLQGVEINLSYQENSKISINTSELIQVLLIILNNAFDALSLNNIQNKTITITTSKLENKHIIQIEDNAGGIKKENLSKIFEPYFSTKFQSNGIGIGLYMANMLAEESLMGSLSVSNTQNGARFKIVL, via the coding sequence TTGAGTAATGCAAGATTATTCAGTTTACTAATGTTAGCTTTTCTATTTATAGTATCTACAAATTTAGTCGCAGATACTATAAATATAAACAGTAATACAGAAAGTATCAATATATTTAAAAAATCTAAAATATATTTTGATAAGGACAGTCAAAAGAGCGTTGCTGATCTTAGAGATATAGAAAAAGAGTTTATTTCTGTATTAAATGATTTTGTCAATTATGGCTACATGTTTAAAGATACACTTTGGGTAAAATTTAGAGTTAAAAATAGTTCAGATAAGGATATATTGAAATATCTTGTTCTTGACTCTCCAAACATAGATATCATAAACCTTTATTTTTATAAAGACAATAAAGAGTATCAATATGAAGATGGTATTTTTAATAGACAATCATTTGAAAGTGAACTCTCTTTTAAATTTCCATTAGCTTTACAAGCCCATGAAACTATTACTTACTATTTGGAACTAAAACCAATTACTCATTCACTACATTTTAGTTTAAAAATTAAAGATTATAAAACCTTCAAAAATGATGACTTACATCATCAGCTTATCCTAACTATTTTCTTTAGTATATTATTTATAATAATTATGTCTAATGTTGTCATCTATATGAATACCAAAGATACAATTTATATATATTATTCTTTTTTCATATTTAGTATTTTTATCCACCATCTTTATATTAGAGGTATGATTGCTTACTTTTTACCTTCAAATCCTGAAATAATCACAATGCAGGCTTATATGCCAGTCTATAATCTATCACTTGCTGTCATTGCTATATTTATGTTTGCAAGAAAGTTCTTAAACCTTTATAGATATAAAAAAATATACTTTGTACTAAAATTATTCATTTTAGCTGTTTTTTACATATGTATTTTTCACTCAAAAGAGAACTATATTTTAAACTATCTAACACCTGTCGCTCTCCTCTTCGCTATTTACATAGGCTTAATAGGCTTATACTTATTTGTTGAAAAAAAAGAAAAGAATGCCAAATATTTTTTCTTTATTTGGAGTCTTTCACTTATAGGGATGATTGGTACGATCTTGTACTATATAGGTGTTATACCTAGTGCAATTCCTTACCTTTTTGAAATAACGATAATAATTGAAGTTCTTCTTTTTTCACTTGTTTTATCAAGCCAGATTAAAGATTTACAAAAAGAAAAGATAGAAAAAAATAAAATTATGCTTGAACAATCAAAATTAGCATCTATGGGTGAGATGCTACAAAACATCTCTCATCAATGGAGACAGCCACTCTCTGAGATAAACGCCGTTGCCATGAAGTTAGATGCCGATTTTTACAAAAAAAGGTTAACGCAAACAACTCTTGAAGCAGATATAGAGCGAATCGAAAATATCACCTCCCATATGTCAGACACTATAGAGAGCTTTAACTCCTACTTTAAAAAGAGTAAACAAATCGATGAAACTTCACTAGAAATAGTAATCAATAAAGCACTTAATCTTGTTCATAGTAAACTGCAAGGTGTTGAGATAAACCTATCTTATCAAGAGAATTCAAAGATAAGTATCAATACAAGCGAACTAATTCAAGTTCTTCTAATAATACTAAATAATGCATTTGACGCACTTAGCTTAAACAATATACAAAACAAAACTATTACAATCACAACAAGTAAGTTAGAGAATAAACATATAATTCAAATAGAAGATAACGCAGGTGGAATAAAAAAAGAGAATTTGAGTAAAATTTTTGAACCATACTTTAGTACAAAGTTTCAATCAAATGGTATAGGTATAGGTCTTTATATGGCAAATATGTTAGCAGAAGAGAGCCTAATGGGGTCACTCAGTGTATCAAACACCCAAAATGGAGCGAGGTTCAAAATCGTATTATGA
- a CDS encoding response regulator transcription factor, with protein MKRLKLLYAEDEKKTRRDQVIYIESRYDFDIYEADDGVQALALYKKYKPDIVLTDITMPNMSGLELAKEIRKISQQTKIIIATAHSEQKKLLEAFSSDVINYLLKPINREKLRSSIDTAIETLPKNPNLNTNEIVLNESSKFNLISHEYFIDSEIIKLSKSESKLLQLLCEYKNQDITAYDIFVHVWDDLDKEFSTDSVRTLVKKLRKKLPEGILKNIYGGFYKLSVK; from the coding sequence ATGAAGAGATTAAAATTACTATATGCAGAAGATGAAAAAAAAACACGTCGTGATCAAGTTATATATATTGAGAGTCGATATGATTTTGATATTTATGAAGCTGATGATGGTGTTCAAGCACTAGCACTTTACAAAAAGTATAAACCAGACATTGTTCTCACTGATATCACAATGCCAAATATGAGTGGACTAGAATTAGCCAAAGAGATACGAAAAATCTCTCAGCAAACTAAAATCATTATAGCAACAGCGCATTCAGAGCAAAAAAAACTTTTAGAAGCATTTAGTTCGGATGTGATAAATTACCTTTTAAAACCTATCAATAGAGAAAAACTAAGAAGCAGTATAGATACGGCAATAGAGACTTTACCAAAAAATCCTAATTTAAATACAAATGAAATAGTGTTAAATGAATCTTCGAAATTTAATTTGATTAGCCATGAGTACTTTATTGATAGTGAAATTATAAAACTCTCTAAGTCAGAGAGCAAATTACTACAACTACTGTGTGAATACAAAAACCAGGATATAACTGCTTATGATATATTTGTTCATGTATGGGATGATCTTGATAAAGAGTTTAGTACAGATTCTGTTAGAACATTAGTTAAAAAACTTAGGAAAAAACTACCTGAGGGGATTTTGAAAAATATCTATGGTGGTTTTTATAAGTTAAGTGTCAAATAA
- a CDS encoding ABC transporter permease, with translation MYSLIFKLAFSNAFLRLNRTILLILMISVSMSMMISIQGLYDGMTLSLIDKSKRSDSGEISVYGNGYRLDKSLSNNIHGYQQLKNELQDMEDIKRLAFRLKADGLISTARKSSFATMIGIDLKEEEKFGKFSEFLVEGELSLGKRDILLSKEVAKNLKVKVGSKIIFSTQDSSGEINAMALKVKALITTNNIALDSSAIYINRERLRKFLSLSNDIITQVAIRSDSETLKELLTQKYNKLDVKSFLELYPMIQQMQDMMLIFNSITFVIVMSVVFIGIMGVMYVSILDRIREFGIMRSIGLSYRLIRLQIFSEAIFLGLAGYLFGALFGFGALYYLHSFGLDLSEFSDGMESFGMSSVIYAQIKIDYFSSTFIAILLASLISVLPARKKIKTMNSIEVTKVET, from the coding sequence ATGTATAGTCTTATATTTAAACTAGCGTTTAGCAATGCCTTTTTGCGTTTAAACAGAACCATCTTGCTTATTCTTATGATTAGTGTGAGTATGAGTATGATGATAAGCATTCAGGGTTTATATGACGGGATGACTCTCTCACTCATAGATAAGAGCAAACGAAGCGACTCTGGGGAAATAAGCGTCTATGGCAATGGTTATAGACTCGATAAAAGTCTAAGTAATAATATCCATGGGTATCAGCAGTTAAAAAACGAACTTCAAGATATGGAAGACATAAAACGTCTTGCGTTTAGACTCAAAGCGGATGGACTTATATCTACTGCTAGAAAATCCTCTTTTGCCACTATGATAGGCATAGACTTAAAAGAAGAGGAGAAGTTTGGCAAGTTTAGTGAGTTTTTAGTTGAGGGGGAACTCTCACTTGGTAAACGCGACATATTGCTTTCAAAAGAAGTAGCTAAAAACCTCAAAGTAAAAGTCGGCTCAAAGATAATATTTTCCACACAAGACAGCAGTGGTGAGATTAACGCCATGGCTCTTAAAGTCAAAGCTCTCATTACTACAAACAACATTGCACTAGATAGTTCAGCCATATACATAAATAGAGAGAGGCTGAGAAAGTTTCTCTCTCTTAGTAATGACATCATAACACAAGTAGCAATTCGAAGTGATTCAGAGACTCTAAAAGAACTCCTTACTCAAAAATACAACAAACTTGACGTAAAAAGCTTTTTAGAGCTCTATCCTATGATACAACAGATGCAAGATATGATGCTTATCTTTAACTCTATCACATTTGTTATAGTTATGAGTGTAGTTTTCATAGGCATCATGGGAGTCATGTATGTCTCCATACTTGATAGAATACGAGAGTTTGGCATCATGAGAAGTATAGGTCTCTCATACAGACTCATTCGTCTGCAAATATTTTCAGAAGCCATTTTCTTAGGTTTGGCGGGTTATCTCTTTGGAGCGCTGTTTGGATTTGGAGCTCTTTATTACCTTCATAGTTTTGGTCTTGATTTGAGTGAGTTCTCTGATGGAATGGAGAGCTTTGGAATGAGTAGCGTTATATACGCTCAGATTAAAATAGACTATTTCAGTTCTACATTTATTGCGATACTTTTAGCATCACTCATAAGTGTTCTTCCAGCACGTAAAAAGATAAAAACTATGAATAGCATCGAAGTTACAAAGGTTGAGACATGA
- a CDS encoding ABC transporter permease has product MFSLAIKNILFYRSRSITTIILTFISALLFIVYVSMMDGSHDSMLKNALKVYTGPIEIYKKGYRDIGGNEYLIRDVNAITQKLSRIEGIKSYTSRYETYALLSSKEYSTASMIAGVTPEDEKSMSQLEVALTEGKFLTEDDANCIYAGEGVVKKLHIKLGDEVSFIGSASDNSFAADIFRLCGIFKTGSFEFDASSAFVSRSYFDTLTYSMNTASYINIHVENLENVDLIKEEISKLLDDDLEILTWKELMKPMVEAMKVDSIFGYISISLFFVVIFFVIMIFSFINVSSRVKEFGVLRSIGLSKSNVTRLLTYEMFILSTLAILIATPIGAYIAYYFSLYPIIIEGMSETYKEYGVISDELPFNFDVFTITWNVLLIYSLNFLSILYPILYINAFNPIEATKHV; this is encoded by the coding sequence ATGTTCTCTCTAGCGATTAAGAACATCCTCTTTTATAGAAGTCGCTCGATCACTACGATTATACTAACCTTTATCTCTGCCCTACTCTTTATAGTCTATGTCTCTATGATGGATGGCTCACACGACTCTATGCTTAAAAACGCTCTTAAAGTCTATACTGGCCCTATAGAGATATATAAAAAGGGTTACCGCGACATAGGAGGAAATGAGTATCTTATTCGTGACGTCAACGCCATTACTCAAAAGCTCTCTCGCATAGAGGGTATAAAGTCCTACACTTCGCGTTATGAGACCTATGCTCTGCTCTCGTCCAAAGAGTATTCAACAGCTTCTATGATAGCGGGCGTAACGCCAGAAGATGAAAAATCTATGAGTCAGTTAGAAGTCGCTCTCACAGAGGGTAAGTTTTTAACGGAAGATGATGCTAACTGCATATATGCTGGAGAGGGAGTGGTAAAAAAGCTTCATATTAAACTAGGAGATGAAGTAAGCTTTATAGGCTCTGCAAGTGACAACTCTTTTGCCGCGGATATTTTCAGACTCTGTGGCATTTTTAAAACAGGCTCCTTTGAGTTTGACGCTTCAAGCGCCTTTGTAAGTAGAAGCTACTTTGACACCCTTACTTACTCGATGAATACCGCTTCATATATAAACATACATGTTGAGAACTTAGAAAATGTAGACCTCATCAAAGAGGAAATATCCAAACTTCTTGATGACGACTTAGAGATACTTACATGGAAAGAGTTGATGAAGCCTATGGTTGAGGCCATGAAGGTAGATAGCATCTTTGGCTATATCTCCATCAGTCTCTTTTTTGTGGTTATCTTTTTCGTTATCATGATATTTTCATTTATAAACGTCAGTTCGCGAGTTAAGGAGTTTGGAGTGCTTCGCTCCATAGGACTAAGCAAGTCAAACGTCACACGACTACTCACTTATGAGATGTTTATACTCTCCACTCTAGCCATTCTTATCGCCACTCCCATTGGAGCGTATATAGCTTACTACTTTAGTCTCTACCCTATTATTATAGAGGGAATGAGTGAGACATATAAGGAGTATGGCGTTATTTCAGACGAACTACCATTTAACTTTGACGTTTTTACCATAACTTGGAATGTTTTACTTATATACTCTCTTAACTTCCTTAGTATTCTCTACCCAATACTCTATATAAACGCGTTTAACCCAATTGAGGCTACAAAACATGTATAG
- a CDS encoding outer membrane lipoprotein-sorting protein encodes MNKTLLSLLFSFTLLFSNEALEIMKKVDNNMRGENVYMKLNLSITSMGHTRVMKMESWSQGSDKSFVKTLYPPKDRGITFLSLDNQMWQYIPKIERVIKIPPSMMLQNWMGTDITNDDIVKQSSLIEDYTAKLLKRESNIATIELVPREDAAVVWGKIVSKIDTDTYTSTQDTFYDEDGLEVRVFTYKDVKKIGKYFIPTIWRITPLDKQGNFTEIKIEDVAFDTEISDTYFNKSALKRFSR; translated from the coding sequence ATGAACAAAACACTTCTTTCACTTCTATTCTCCTTTACTCTTCTTTTTTCTAACGAAGCACTAGAGATCATGAAAAAAGTAGATAACAATATGCGTGGAGAAAACGTCTATATGAAGTTGAACCTCAGCATAACCTCCATGGGTCACACTAGAGTTATGAAGATGGAGAGTTGGTCTCAGGGAAGTGATAAGAGTTTTGTAAAAACGCTCTACCCTCCAAAAGATAGAGGCATAACCTTTTTAAGTTTAGATAATCAGATGTGGCAGTACATTCCTAAGATAGAGCGAGTTATAAAAATCCCACCCTCTATGATGTTACAAAACTGGATGGGTACCGACATTACAAATGATGACATAGTCAAGCAGAGTTCACTCATAGAAGATTACACCGCAAAACTACTTAAACGCGAATCTAACATTGCAACCATAGAGTTAGTCCCACGAGAAGATGCCGCAGTTGTATGGGGTAAGATAGTCTCTAAAATAGATACAGATACATACACTAGCACACAAGATACTTTTTATGATGAAGATGGTTTAGAAGTACGAGTTTTTACGTATAAAGACGTAAAAAAGATAGGCAAATACTTTATACCAACTATCTGGAGGATTACACCTCTTGATAAACAAGGTAACTTCACAGAGATTAAGATAGAAGACGTAGCGTTTGACACAGAGATATCCGATACCTACTTTAACAAGTCGGCTCTTAAGAGGTTCTCACGTTAA
- a CDS encoding ABC transporter ATP-binding protein: MIRVENLNKYFFKGEERELHALKDINLTIAKGEYSLFTGPSGCGKTTLLNAIGGLDSIDSGKVYLNDIEISQLSEDERTKIRLEKIGFVFQAYNLIPVLSVEENIGFIMKLRGFSNKEINARVKEVASLLEIDTKLKSLPNTLSGGQQQRVAVARAVAAKPELILADEPTANLDSKNSESLMNMMRSLNEKEGVSIIFASHDEYVLSSVDRVIKLNDGEIIES, translated from the coding sequence ATGATAAGAGTGGAAAATTTAAACAAATACTTTTTCAAAGGCGAAGAGCGTGAACTACATGCCCTTAAAGATATAAACCTCACAATCGCCAAAGGAGAGTACTCTCTCTTTACAGGACCTTCAGGGTGTGGAAAGACAACTCTTTTAAACGCCATTGGGGGCCTTGATAGCATTGACTCGGGAAAAGTTTATTTGAACGACATTGAGATAAGTCAGCTAAGCGAAGATGAGAGAACTAAAATACGACTTGAAAAGATTGGCTTTGTTTTTCAAGCCTACAACCTCATTCCTGTTTTAAGCGTAGAAGAAAATATAGGGTTTATCATGAAACTTAGAGGCTTTAGTAACAAAGAGATAAACGCGAGGGTAAAAGAAGTAGCCTCTCTTTTAGAGATTGATACCAAACTTAAGTCCCTTCCAAACACTCTAAGTGGTGGACAACAACAGCGCGTGGCAGTCGCTCGTGCAGTCGCAGCTAAGCCCGAACTCATTTTGGCAGATGAGCCAACAGCAAACCTAGACTCTAAAAACTCCGAGTCTTTGATGAATATGATGCGTTCACTCAATGAAAAAGAGGGTGTTAGCATTATATTTGCCTCACATGATGAGTACGTACTTAGTAGCGTTGATAGAGTTATAAAACTAAACGATGGTGAAATTATTGAAAGTTAA